Proteins encoded in a region of the Enoplosus armatus isolate fEnoArm2 chromosome 16, fEnoArm2.hap1, whole genome shotgun sequence genome:
- the sync gene encoding syncoilin encodes MESYGETSISPQAYLSTSYIDTHMDGAGAEDQPARGQSQGSGTIINRCGGTTDVSRQSEMPLTSAGNKLSDTMVEYEGQLLGMLAMLESCMEEAGMDFEPQNWAPDASQEYVHISKNPQLCRGTTLAPAQQGRPMKLETQPMQLESWAGQHAGGGEASKGSRNEVTVGSATHGSQQNPVLSCDNMGGFSMERQERDGNLKSDQVVLDPQYMSSGSSMPLDGTENDPMYCDQTKTGYISTNEGTSTEGDVTGIEMDDTELPAEEIQELKMDTIDLGSGMNELAALGCQMEECIEEVQRLEERRKELLVEVLELRGNKDREEERKREIQSLREERAEEERRMWKVNLERQGLQEELRKLKRRLFAMARDCAHNQVALNTQHREVELLKREEEKLQSLVLQLKEEGSQLRSAQQQQLLDLQAELHAQSSSQTSSTQDELTQCRRHSCGDIQQYLQGGLQALEDRYEPILLMLLKRREATAGALVKAKEQAQELRAQLRPLKEEIQKLKLQRACLEEKLKLIHIQRREDVGQYKETVYWLEDSSRELKTELMIQTRKTKEIEELRDSLTKQLLLYRAAIEDHNKGDNEEKT; translated from the exons ATGGAGAGCTATGGAGAAACAAGTATCTCTCCCCAAGCGTATCTGTCCACAAGCTACATTGACACCCACATGGATGGGGCTGGAGCAGAAGACCAGCCGGCACGAGGCCAGTCGCAAGGCTCGGGCACCATCATCAACAGGTGCGGAGGGACCACAGACGTTTCTCGCCAAAGTGAAATGCCTCTCACTTCAGCGGGGAACAAACTGAGTGACACCATGGTGGAGTACGAGGGCCAGCTCTTGGGGATGTTGGCCATGTTGGAGAGCTGTATGGAAGAAGCTGGGATGGACTTTGAGCCCCAAAACTGGGCCCCAGATGCAAGCCAAGAATATGTGCACATCAGTAAAAATCCTCAACTTTGCAGGGGTACAACACTGGCGCCTGCTCAGCAGGGGAGGCCCATGAAGTTGGAGACCCAGCCAATGCAATTAGAATCCTGGGCTGGTCAACACGCAGGGGGAGGTGAAGCCTCCAAGGGAAGCAGAAATGAGGTGACAGTAGGTTCAGCAACACATGGAAGCCAGCAGAATCCTGTGCTTAGCTGTGACAATATGGGTGGCTTCTCAAtggaaagacaggaaagagacGGGAATTTGAAATCAGACCAGGTGGTTCTTGATCCTCAGTACATGTCTTCAGGGTCATCAATGCCATTAGATGGTACAGAAAATGATCCAATGTACTGCGACCAGACAAAGACAGGATATATATCTACTAATGAAGGCACAAGCACAGAGGGAGACGTAACCGGGATTGAAATGGATGACACTGAACTGCCAGCTGAAGAGATACAGGAGCTCAAGATGGACACCATTGATCTGGGATCTGGCATGAATGAACTAGCCGCACTAGGGTGTCAGATGGAGGAGTGCATAGAGGAGGTACAGCGgttagaggagaggaggaaggaactGCTGGTGGAGGTGCTGGAGCTGAGAGggaataaagacagagaggag gagaggaagagggaaatcCAGAGCCtcagggaggagagagcagaggaggagaggaggatgtggaaGGTGAACCTGGAGAGACAGGGGCTGCAAGAGGAGCTCCGAAAGCTGAAGAGGAGGCTGTTCGCCATGGCTAGGGACTGTGCTCACAACCAGGTCGCCCTGAACACGCAGCACCGTGAGGTGGAGCTGctgaagagagaagag gagaagctgcagtcaCTGGTGCTCCAGCTGAAGGAAGAGGGCTCCCAGCTCAGGTCggcccaacaacaacagctcttAGACCTTCAAGCAGAGCTTCACGCCCAGAGCTCCAGTCAGACCTCCAGCACCCAGGACGAGCTGACCCAGTGCAGGAGGCACTCCTGTGGGGACATCCAGCAGTATCTGCAGGGTGGGCTGCAAGCGCTGGAGGACAG GTATGAACCCATTTTGCTCATGTtgctgaagaggagagaggcaacAGCCGGAGCACTGGTGAAAGCCAAAGAGCAGGCCCAGGAGCTGAGGGCCCAGCTGAGGCCCCTAAAGGAGGAGATCCAAAAGCTGAAGCTCCAGAGGGCTTGTCTGGAGGAGAAACTCAAACTAATCCACatacagaggagagaggatgtgGGGCAGTACAAG GAGACAGTGTACTGGCTGgaggacagcagcagggagCTGAAGACTGAGTTAATGATTCAGACAAGAAAAACCAAAGAGATAGAGGAGTTGAGAGACAGCCTAACCAAACAACTACTCCTTTACAG GGCTGCCATTGAGGACCACAACAAGGGTGACAATGAGGAGAAAACATGA